The Pyxidicoccus sp. MSG2 DNA segment ACGCGGAGCGGCCGCACTCCACCACCTGCTCGAACATCTCCGCGTAGCCCTCCGCCATGAGGGACAGGAGCGCGGACTGCGTCTTGGTGGGGATGCGGTTGTACTCGTCGACAATCTTCACGCGCTGGGTGAGCCAGCGGCGCCAGGCGACGCGGATGTGGCTGGCGTCCTCGGCGCGGATGAGCTCACTGGGCAGCGGGCTGCCGAGCAGATCCGTCAGTGTGAGCTGTGGGTGGCCGTGCTGCACGCTGCGGCGCACCTCGTCCGGTGCGCCTCCGGCGATGAGGGCCACCAGCGTGGCCATGGTCGTCTTTCCGCGCCCGGGCGCGCCGACGAAGAGCAGGCGCTGCGAGGTGGCGAGGTTGAGCAGCGGCAGGAGCACGTAGGCGGAGTAGCCCACCGGGCCCAATTCCACGCGGGTGCCCGCGCCGGTGAGGACGACGGGGTCACCGAACTGCACGTCCTGGTACGGGCTGACGAGCGCCTGGGTGGCAATCCACGTGTACGCGCGCCGGAGCTTGGCGGCGAGGGCGGACACCGTGCGGGGCGCGAGCCGGAGCTCCAGGTCCGGACCGAGGGTGGCACGACCCTGGAGCCACGAGGCGACGAGCTGGGAGGATTCCATGCGGGACGCGCGCGAGTAGAGCACGCGTCCCAGGGGTGGAACCAGATGGCCTCCCCGCCCCATGGGGTGGGCTGCACCCGGCGTGCGGGTGCGTGGGGCGGGGGGCCGCCGGAGCTCACGGCTCCGTGAAGATCTCCGCGGAGGAGTACCACTCGGGCTCCTCCTGGCTGGTGCCGCCCACGACGAGCACCCCGCCCGAGGGCAGCAGCGTCGCCGTGTGGCCGGTGGTGGCCGCATCCGATCCCACGACGTACAGGGACCAGGAGTCGGGGTCGAACAGCTCCGCGCTGCCGCCAATCTGGTTGCGCGTGCCGCGCGCGACGAGCACCTGGCCCGAGGGCAGCAGCGTCAGCGAGTGGCCCCGGCGGCGCGCCTCGTTGGCGTAGGAGACGTACTCCCAATAGTCGTCCTCCGGGAAGTACAGCCACGCGCCGCTGTCGTACCAGTACTGCTCCTGGCCCGTGGCCAGCACCAGGCCCGAGTCCAGCCGCACCGCCGCGTGTCCAGAGAACGCCGGCGGGTCCGACACGCGCGTCCAGGTGCCGGTGGACGGGGTGTAGACCTCGGCGGCGGCCACCACGCCGTCGTCATTGATGGCGAGCACGCGCCCGTCCTCGAGCAGCGTGGCGGTGACGGTGCCCGCCGCCGTCGACAGCGAGCCCGTGGCCGTCCACCGGCCCGTGGACGGGTTGTAGAGCTCCGCGCTGCGCAGCGCGCTGTTGTACGCGGTGGTGCCGAAGCCGCCGACGACGAGCACCTGACCCGAGAGCAGCAACACCGCCTTGTGGTTGCGGCGCGCCGTCACCATGGCGCCCGTGGCGGTGAAGGTGTTGGTGGTGGCGTTGTACAGCTCCGCGCTCGCGTGGACGGTGGTGCTGGTACTACCGCCGACGACGAGCACCCGGCCCGAGGGCAGCCGCGTGGCGGTGTGGCCCGAGCGGGCCACGCCCAGGTTCGTGGAAGGCGCCCACGTGTTGGTGGCGGGGTCATACGTCTCGGTGGTGGCTGTCACGCCGCCCGAGCTGGCGCCGCCGGTGACGAGCACCTTGCCCGACGGCAGCAGCGTGGCCGTGTGCGAGTAGCGATACCGGCTCATCGACGCGGCCTGGGTCCACGGCGAGATGAGGCTTGCCTGGGGAGCCGGCGTCTCGGGCAGTCCCGAAGCCGCGGCCAGCGTGCTCCACAGTCCGAGCCAGAGCCACGTCTTCGTTGCGAATCCTCGTGTCATACGGTCCTCGTGGTTTGGGGAGGCCGCATTGTGAAGGGAAGGACCGACGCAGCGCGCACACTTCACGTCAACACCACGTGACGGTGTGGGTGTCATGTGTCGTATTTGCACTTCTATTGCATTTGTGGCGCTGGGAGCGGATGCGCGCAGCGGTTGCGCCCGGGGACCGGGGACGGCGCAGGGGTTGCGCGCGTCCGGTGTCCCTCCCGAGGGACGGGGGCCGGTACGGGCTTTGCTCCTGGAGAGGGCGTGCGTGCCCAAGCGCCAGGAAGTTCCACCTCGCCGCCTCGCCGTGGAGTTCGTCGTCGAAGCGGACGAGGAGGAGAGGGCGCAGCAGGCACGCCCCGGGGCGCCCCTTCCCCCCCCGCCACGCGCGGATGCGCAACGTGGCGGGCGGGGTGCCCCGGGTGATTCTTCCCCGTCCGGGAACAGGCCCCATGGAGGGCTCTTGGGAATTGAGTTCTCCTCACCCGGTTCCCAAACCCATGTCACGTGAAGGCTTGGGGAAGCTGAAGCGTGGGCGTGGGGCCCGACCCGGAGCGGGGAGCGGTGGCGCGAGCGCCGGCCTTCATCGGCCTCGCGCCGCCGTGGCAGTCTGTGCCGGTGAGCGAACCCCTCTTCGAT contains these protein-coding regions:
- a CDS encoding Kelch repeat-containing protein encodes the protein MTRGFATKTWLWLGLWSTLAAASGLPETPAPQASLISPWTQAASMSRYRYSHTATLLPSGKVLVTGGASSGGVTATTETYDPATNTWAPSTNLGVARSGHTATRLPSGRVLVVGGSTSTTVHASAELYNATTNTFTATGAMVTARRNHKAVLLLSGQVLVVGGFGTTAYNSALRSAELYNPSTGRWTATGSLSTAAGTVTATLLEDGRVLAINDDGVVAAAEVYTPSTGTWTRVSDPPAFSGHAAVRLDSGLVLATGQEQYWYDSGAWLYFPEDDYWEYVSYANEARRRGHSLTLLPSGQVLVARGTRNQIGGSAELFDPDSWSLYVVGSDAATTGHTATLLPSGGVLVVGGTSQEEPEWYSSAEIFTEP